A genomic stretch from Mycobacterium malmoense includes:
- the mftB gene encoding mycofactocin biosynthesis chaperone MftB (MftB, a small protein, is a peptide chaperone that assists the radical SAM enzyme MftC in performing two modifications to the C-terminal Val-Tyr dipeptide of the mycofactocin precursor peptide, MftA. MftB's role is analogous to the role of PqqD in the biosynthesis of PQQ, a cofactor that derives entirely from a Tyr and a Glu in the precursor PqqA.), with amino-acid sequence MRGLLTVTAPAPAESGLFDPDRGWRLHPQVAVRPEPFGALLYHFGTRKLSFLKNRTILTVVRTLADHPDLRSACRAAGVDDSGQGPYLHALGVLADSNMLVPQEGER; translated from the coding sequence GTGCGGGGTCTACTGACCGTGACCGCGCCCGCGCCGGCCGAGTCGGGGCTCTTCGATCCCGATCGCGGCTGGCGGTTGCACCCACAGGTGGCGGTCCGGCCCGAGCCGTTCGGCGCACTGCTGTATCACTTCGGCACCCGCAAGCTGTCCTTCCTGAAGAACCGGACCATTCTCACGGTGGTGCGGACGCTGGCCGACCATCCCGATCTGCGGTCCGCCTGTCGCGCCGCCGGCGTGGACGACTCCGGGCAGGGGCCCTATCTGCACGCGCTGGGTGTCCTAGCCGACTCCAACATGCTGGTGCCTCAGGAGGGCGAGAGATGA
- the mftR gene encoding mycofactocin system transcriptional regulator (MftR, the mycofactocin system transcriptional regulator, is an uncharacterized TetR family DNA-binding transcription factor. Its role is inferred by context. It occurs as part of the biosynthesis locus for mycofactocin, a partially characterized electron carrier derived from the terminal Val-Tyr dipeptide of the precursor peptide MftA, through a radical SAM enzyme-mediated process.) → MMPQSRVGRRRSTTPEHITDVALELFTARGFAEVSVDDVAQAAGIARRTLFRYYASKNAILWGDFDAHLAHLQELLDRVDPKVRMGEALRVALLAFNTFDECETVRHRQRMRVILETAELQAYSMTMYAGWREVMAGFVAHRLSVKTTDPLPQTVAWTMLGVALSAYEHWLSDESVTLPEALGNAFDVVGAGLDGLDP, encoded by the coding sequence ATGATGCCGCAGTCGCGGGTGGGCCGGCGCCGCTCGACGACGCCGGAGCACATCACCGACGTAGCCCTCGAGTTGTTCACCGCCCGGGGATTCGCCGAGGTGAGCGTCGACGACGTCGCGCAGGCGGCCGGCATCGCCCGCCGCACGCTCTTTCGTTATTACGCGTCCAAGAACGCCATCCTCTGGGGTGATTTCGACGCCCACCTCGCGCACCTGCAGGAGCTGCTCGACCGCGTCGACCCGAAGGTTCGGATGGGTGAGGCCCTGCGCGTGGCGCTGCTGGCGTTCAACACCTTCGACGAGTGCGAGACGGTGCGGCACCGCCAACGAATGCGGGTTATCTTGGAAACCGCTGAGCTGCAAGCTTATTCGATGACGATGTATGCCGGCTGGCGCGAGGTGATGGCGGGCTTCGTGGCCCACCGATTGAGCGTCAAAACGACCGACCCGCTGCCCCAGACCGTCGCCTGGACCATGCTGGGAGTCGCATTGAGCGCCTACGAGCACTGGCTCAGCGACGAATCCGTCACGCTGCCCGAGGCACTCGGCAATGCGTTCGACGTCGTCGGCGCCGGGCTGGACGGGCTGGACCCGTGA
- a CDS encoding DUF2332 domain-containing protein encodes MLRSQGRFCAASGSAMYGELFELVANNVEAGGVFATTLSGHEDDPSRHAVPLRLLGGLHRLVLDGRAPELRRWYPSTGGTWDAEDAWPEILRAAAHHGDSLRASLDQPPQTNEVGRSAALIGGLLRINHELGLPIRLFEIGSSAGLNMRADHYHYRYSGGRWGPVDSPVTIEDAWHGRLPPDGAVRIVERHGYDIAPIDVSGADGEMTVLSYVWPDQGARLDRLRGAIAVAREVPARLERRTAADAIAGLTLAGGALTVLWHSITWQYLSDEESAAARAGIDALGARADARSSFAHLTLEPARDGPGAPIRFLVRARRWPGGEREILGECHPHGAPVNWQ; translated from the coding sequence ATGCTGCGGTCGCAGGGGCGGTTCTGCGCCGCCTCCGGCTCCGCGATGTACGGCGAGCTGTTCGAGCTGGTGGCCAACAACGTCGAAGCGGGCGGCGTCTTCGCGACCACCTTGTCCGGCCACGAAGACGACCCGTCGCGCCACGCGGTGCCGCTCCGGCTGCTCGGCGGCCTGCACCGGTTGGTGCTCGACGGCCGGGCACCGGAATTGCGCCGCTGGTATCCCAGCACCGGGGGCACCTGGGACGCCGAGGACGCCTGGCCGGAAATCCTGCGCGCCGCGGCCCACCACGGCGACTCGCTGCGCGCATCCCTCGATCAGCCCCCGCAGACCAACGAGGTGGGCCGATCCGCCGCGCTGATCGGCGGATTGTTGCGCATCAACCACGAACTCGGTTTGCCGATAAGGCTTTTCGAGATTGGATCGAGCGCGGGGCTGAACATGCGCGCGGACCATTACCACTACCGCTACAGCGGCGGACGGTGGGGACCGGTCGACTCGCCGGTGACCATCGAGGACGCGTGGCACGGTCGGCTGCCGCCGGACGGCGCGGTCCGGATCGTCGAGCGGCACGGGTACGACATCGCGCCCATCGACGTCTCCGGCGCCGACGGGGAAATGACCGTGTTGAGCTACGTCTGGCCCGATCAGGGCGCCCGGCTGGACCGGCTGCGCGGCGCCATCGCGGTCGCCCGCGAGGTCCCGGCGCGACTGGAGCGCCGGACGGCGGCCGACGCGATCGCCGGTCTGACGCTGGCCGGCGGCGCGTTGACCGTGCTGTGGCATTCGATCACCTGGCAGTACCTGTCCGACGAGGAAAGCGCGGCGGCCCGTGCCGGGATTGACGCGCTGGGCGCGCGGGCCGATGCCCGGTCGTCGTTCGCCCACCTCACTTTGGAGCCCGCGCGTGACGGGCCCGGCGCGCCGATCAGGTTCTTGGTGCGGGCTCGTCGCTGGCCGGGTGGCGAGCGGGAGATCCTGGGCGAATGCCATCCGCACGGCGCACCGGTGAACTGGCAGTAG
- the mftA gene encoding mycofactocin precursor MftA (Mycofactocin is a small molecule electron carrier derived from the final two amino acids, Val-Tyr, of MftA, the mycofactocin precursor. It plays a role in redox homeostasis and the metabolism of alcohols and aldehydes in Actinobacteria, including Mycobacterium tuberculosis.) codes for MDHETETETDLVTEILVEEVSIDGMCGVY; via the coding sequence GTGGACCACGAAACCGAGACCGAGACCGACCTCGTCACCGAGATCCTGGTCGAAGAGGTGTCCATCGACGGCATGTGCGGGGTCTACTGA